A genome region from Bacteroides stercoris ATCC 43183 includes the following:
- a CDS encoding ArnT family glycosyltransferase, whose protein sequence is MSDRKIAFWFIALLSVLVLVPFLGETIFYSKGEPREAIVAYTMLESGNWILPTNYGVEIAYKPPFLYWTIAVISSVLGGVTEFSARMPSALAFLAMQLVFFSFVAKRKDVKTAFLTSILLLSSFEVHRAAVACRLDMLQVSLIVISLCLLFRWDEKNCKGIPWLAVLLMACATLTKGPVGSIFPCLGIGVYQLLRGRSFGKAFFSLLGIGLLSLIPLGIWFWAAYQQGGEAFVNLMLEENTGRFFRKMSYASHENPLWYNFLTIIWGWVPWTLVLLISLFGLKWKKIHLLPEGASVGERLKKAWCKFRSQSPLQLFAWVVILTIFIFYCIPKSKRSVYLLPIYPFMGMLLAEYLLALVQRGAKVFRISAWIFVALTILLTVTFFAVRLDMIPESIWGTGKHAAENIAFVNALHTVELSLPKWLIVFLPLVAAGCLLYMLVKRADTRSLLYGTAGCILCIFVSLDGVYQPTILAVKSDRHLAVRLNELEPQGMVYSYADWVKFYGINYYLGDRVRIFDKLNPAQGYVLVTDELQEQFLQDTEDTYRVEEVYRTPLRSCDLRRKVIVYKFSKK, encoded by the coding sequence AGCGTTCTGGTTTATTGCACTGTTAAGTGTACTTGTACTGGTTCCCTTTTTAGGGGAAACCATATTCTATTCGAAAGGGGAACCGCGTGAGGCGATAGTTGCATATACCATGCTGGAAAGCGGTAACTGGATACTCCCGACGAATTACGGAGTGGAAATAGCTTATAAACCGCCTTTCCTTTATTGGACAATAGCCGTCATTTCATCTGTCTTGGGAGGAGTTACGGAGTTCTCGGCACGTATGCCGTCGGCGCTTGCTTTTCTGGCTATGCAGTTGGTATTCTTCAGCTTCGTAGCCAAACGCAAGGATGTAAAGACTGCATTTCTGACCTCTATCCTTCTTTTGTCCTCTTTTGAAGTACACCGTGCGGCGGTAGCTTGCCGGCTTGATATGCTGCAAGTTTCTCTCATCGTGATTTCATTGTGTCTGCTTTTCCGATGGGATGAGAAGAATTGCAAAGGAATTCCTTGGTTGGCCGTACTGTTGATGGCATGCGCTACATTGACAAAAGGGCCGGTCGGCTCTATCTTTCCCTGTTTGGGTATCGGGGTGTATCAGCTGTTGCGCGGGCGTTCGTTCGGAAAGGCTTTCTTTTCATTGCTGGGCATCGGGTTGCTGTCCCTCATTCCTTTGGGCATTTGGTTTTGGGCAGCTTATCAGCAAGGCGGAGAGGCGTTTGTCAATTTGATGCTGGAAGAAAATACCGGACGTTTCTTCCGGAAAATGTCCTATGCATCGCACGAGAATCCGTTGTGGTATAACTTCCTGACTATTATTTGGGGATGGGTTCCCTGGACTTTAGTGCTGCTTATTTCCTTGTTCGGACTGAAATGGAAAAAGATACATCTTCTGCCGGAAGGTGCTTCCGTTGGCGAACGTTTAAAGAAAGCGTGGTGCAAATTCCGTTCTCAGTCACCGTTGCAGCTTTTTGCGTGGGTGGTGATTTTAACGATTTTCATCTTCTATTGCATTCCCAAAAGTAAGCGTAGCGTCTATCTGCTGCCTATCTATCCGTTTATGGGAATGCTGCTTGCCGAATACCTGCTGGCATTGGTGCAACGAGGCGCGAAAGTATTCCGGATTTCTGCCTGGATTTTCGTTGCATTGACAATATTGCTTACCGTTACTTTCTTTGCCGTGCGTTTGGACATGATTCCCGAAAGTATTTGGGGAACAGGCAAGCATGCCGCCGAGAATATAGCTTTTGTGAATGCACTGCATACGGTGGAGCTCTCACTGCCGAAATGGCTGATTGTGTTCCTGCCGCTTGTAGCTGCCGGCTGTTTGCTGTATATGCTGGTAAAGCGTGCGGACACGCGTTCGCTGTTGTATGGTACGGCTGGCTGCATTTTGTGTATATTTGTGTCGTTGGACGGCGTTTATCAGCCTACTATATTGGCGGTGAAGTCGGACAGGCATCTGGCTGTACGCCTGAACGAGTTAGAACCTCAAGGTATGGTCTATTCGTATGCCGACTGGGTTAAGTTCTATGGTATAAATTATTATCTGGGCGACCGGGTGCGTATCTTTGATAAACTGAACCCTGCCCAAGGTTATGTGTTGGTGACGGACGAACTGCAAGAACAGTTCCTGCAGGATACGGAAGACACCTACCGGGTGGAGGAAGTATACCGCACTCCTCTGCGCAGTTGCGATTTGCGCCGGAAAGTCATTGTTTATAAATTCAGCAAAAAATAA